A single window of Phyllostomus discolor isolate MPI-MPIP mPhyDis1 chromosome 13, mPhyDis1.pri.v3, whole genome shotgun sequence DNA harbors:
- the HIC2 gene encoding hypermethylated in cancer 2 protein, with protein MVSGPLALRWYAWAGRGDMGPDMELPSHSKQLLLQLNQQRTKGFLCDVIIMVENSIFRAHKNVLAASSIYFKSLVLHDNLINLDTDMVSSTVFQQILDFIYTGKLLPSDQPAEPNFSTLLTAASYLQLPELAALCRRKLKRAGKPFGSGRVGASGMGRPSRSQRLSTGSVIQARYPGLLDGRKGAHTSQELPQAKGSDDELFLGSSSQESALGLGRAVCPASGEAGLGGCSTNGSSGGCEQELGLDLSKKSPPLPPATPGPPLTPDDPAQLSDSQHGSPLSASAPPIANSASYTELGGTPSEPMDLEGPEDNHLSLLEGPSGQSRKSLRHSARKKEWSKKEPMASSPFERRDVGPKGSCPGEESEGLGDRVPNGILANSVAGGGPSGPYGEPPYPCKEEEENGKDGSEDSGQSGSEGGSGHASAHYMYRQEGYETVSYGDNLYVCIPCAKGFPSSEQLNAHVETHTEEELFIKEEGAYDTGSGGAEEEAEDLSAPSAAYAAEPRPFKCSVCEKTYKDPATLRQHEKTHWLTRPFPCNICGKMFTQRGTMTRHMRSHLGLKPFACDECGMRFTRQYRLTEHMRVHSGEKPYECQLCGGKFTQQRNLISHLRMHTSPS; from the exons ATGGTTTCTGGGCCCTTGGCACTCAG GTGGTACGCGTGGGCAGGGCGTGGGGACATGGGGCCCGACATGGAGCTGCCCAGCCACTCGAAgcagctcctgctgcagctgaACCAGCAGAGGACAAAGGGCTTCCTGTGTGACGTCATCATCATGGTAGAGAACTCCATTTTCCGGGCCCACAAGAACGTCCTGGCTGCCAGCAGCATTTACTTCAAGTCCCTGGTCCTGCACGACAACCTCATCAACCTGGACACAGACATGGTCAGCTCCACCGTGTTTCAGCAGATCCTGGACTTTATCTATACGGGCAAGCTGCTGCCCAGCGACCAGCCGGCCGAGCCCAACTTCAGCACTCTCCTCACTGCCGCCAGCTACCTCCAGCTGCCCGAGTTGGCAGCCCTCTGCCGCCGCAAGCTCAAGCGAGCCGGCAAGCCCTTTGGCTCTGGACGGGTGGGAGCCTCTGGCATGGGGCGACCCTCTCGCAGCCAGCGGCTGTCTACAGGTTCCGTCATCCAGGCTCGGTATCCAGGGCTCCTCGATGGGCGCAAGGGGGCCCATACCTCCCAGGAACTCCCCCAGGCCAAAGGCTCGGATGATGAGCTGTTCCTCGGCAGCTCCAGCCAGGAGAGCGCACTTGGCCTGGGCCGGGCTGTCTGTCCAGCCAGTGGGGAGGCCGGCCTGGGTGGCTGCAGCACCAATGGGAGCAGTGGGGGCTGTGAGCAGGAGCTGGGCCTAGACCTGTCTAAGAAGAGCCCCCCCTTGCCCCCTGCCACCCCTGGTCCCCCTCTCACCCCTGATGACCCAGCCCAGCTGAGTGACAGTCAGCATGGCTCACCCCTCtcggcctctgcccctcccattGCCAACAGTGCCTCTTACACTGAGCTGGGGGGCACCCCCAGTGAGCCCATGGATCTGGAGGGGCCTGAGGACAACCACCTGAGCCTGTTGGAGGGGCCCAGCGGGCAGTCCCGGAAGAGCCTGCGGCACTCAGCCCGCAAGAAGGAATGGAGCAAAAAGGAGCCCATGGCAAGTTCCCCCTTTGAGCGGAGGGACGTGGGGCCCAAGGGCTCCTGCCCAGGGGAGGAGAGCGAGGGGCTTGGGGACAGGGTTCCCAATGGCATCCTGGCCAACAGCGTAGCAGGGGGAGGCCCCAGCGGGCCCTACGGGGAGCCCCCATACCCCtgcaaggaggaagaggagaacgGCAAGGACGGGAGTGAGGACAGCGGGCAGAGTGGGAGTGAGGGGGGCAGCGGCCACGCCAGTGCCCACTACATGTACCGGCAGGAGGGCTACGAGACAGTGTCCTATGGGGACAACCTGTACGTGTGCATCCCCTGCGCCAAAGGCTTCCCCAGCTCCGAGCAGCTCAACGCCCATGTAGAGACGCACACGGAGGAGGAGCTGTTCATCAAGGAGGAGGGTGCCTACGACACGGGCAGTGGGGGCGCTGAGGAGGAGGCCGAGGACCTGTCCGCGCCCAGTGCAGCCTACGCTGCTGAGCCGCGGCCCTTCAAGTGCTCGGTCTGTGAGAAGACCTACAAGGACCCGGCCACCCTGCGACAGCATGAGAAGACACACTGGCTGACACGGCCCTTCCCCTGCAACATCTGCGGCAAGATGTTCACGCAGCGTGGCACTATGACACGCCACATGCGCAGCCACCTGGGCCTGAAGCCCTTCGCTTGCGACGAGTGTGGCATGCGCTTCACCCGCCAGTACCGCCTGACGGAGCACATGCGCGTGCATTCAGGTGAGAAGCCCTACgagtgccagctctgtgggggcaaGTTCACCCAGCAGCGCAACCTCATCAGCCACCTGCGCATGCACACCTCCCCCTCCTAG